A segment of the Nostoc sp. TCL26-01 genome:
CGCTCACAATCTCCAGTGTCTCCAAGAACACAAACCCACAATTCCCGTCCAAATTCAAATGCGTGGCACTTTGATGAAATTGGGACTCAACGAAGGTGTTGCCAATTTATTCAATAAAGTTCAAATTCAAGGTCAGCCCGGTCATCTTATCAGAGAAGCGACCTATTTACAATTACTGCCCAACTCTGCACATAACCGTAAAGTGACAACTGAGTGGCTAACTGATGAGTTATTCCAACGCCATCGTCCCTTTTCTCATATGCAATTGGGACAAACCCCTTGGTTATATGGAATGGCAACCATCGCTGCTGGACTGATCATAGCCACCCCCCTAGTCTTGCGAGCTGCTCAACCCACACAATTTCAACAAAACTTCAGTTGGACAGGTATCCCAACTTTACTTAATCAACTAGCACCTTCTGCTAAATAATTCCAATAGTCAATGGTCAATAGTCAATGGTCAATAGTCATTGGTCATTGGTCATTCGACTTCCGACTTCTACTCAGCACTCAGCACTCACCACTCCCTCACTCCCTCACTCAGCACTCAGCACTCACCACTCCCTCACTCCCTCACTCCCTCACTCCCTCACTCACCACTCACCACTCCCTCACTCCTTATGAAATACTTACTCAACCTCCGGACAGCTTTTATCGTCAATCGTGTAATGGTAGGGCTTTTCTTTTTCCTATCTGGTATTGGTAATTATCTCAACTTCAGCATTCCCAACGGTTTCTACCAGACGGTCTTGACGCTAAAACTGCAAATAATTGGGCCAGGAATTCCCCCAGGATGGGAAGGTATAGGGCCGCTACCTGGGTTCTTCGCCATTCCCTATGCTTGGTTGCTACCTTTAGCAGAGATGACGCTAGGTGCTTTGTTTGCTCTCAACTTTTGGTTACGGTGGACAGGATTACTGCTGATTTTAATGACATTTAGCATCGTCCTCGCATTTGGCATCGTACCTGGTGGTAGTGTTTTTGCTAATGGAGTAGAGAGCTTTAACAAAGTTATCTTATTTATGACTTTAATCTGGATGTGCATTGCTTACGAAGCACATGAACAAAAAATGAGTCGTCGTCGCGCTCAAGCAGCTGCCGAATATACTATGACATCCTCTACTAATGATATGTAATCAGAGGCAATAGGTAAAACTTCTTCAATTACATAGCTTGTTTCTCGCTCTTGGCGAGTATTACCAATTACATCTAATTCACATCAGGTGTGAATTAGCATAACTTTACTTGCAAAAAATTTATGACCACTGTACATTACGATGTCATAATTATTGGTACTGGAGCCGGGGGCGGTACACTTGCTTATCGTCTAGCTCCCACTGGGAAAAAAATTCTGATTCTGGAACGTGGTGCTTTTTTACCCCGTGAAAAAGCAAACTGGGACACAGTGCAAGTAGTCCAGAAAGACCGCTATCATACTCAAGAAGCTTGGTATGACGACAAAGCACAGGTTATTTATCCTGGTACGGGCTATTTTGTTGGTGGTAATACTAAAGTCTATGGTGGTGCGCTATTTCGCTGGCGAGAACAAGATTTTGATCAA
Coding sequences within it:
- a CDS encoding DoxX family membrane protein; the protein is MKYLLNLRTAFIVNRVMVGLFFFLSGIGNYLNFSIPNGFYQTVLTLKLQIIGPGIPPGWEGIGPLPGFFAIPYAWLLPLAEMTLGALFALNFWLRWTGLLLILMTFSIVLAFGIVPGGSVFANGVESFNKVILFMTLIWMCIAYEAHEQKMSRRRAQAAAEYTMTSSTNDM